A section of the Hippea sp. KM1 genome encodes:
- a CDS encoding transglycosylase SLT domain-containing protein, whose amino-acid sequence MMQIGSIGVLKDKAVNIENMYKLKEACRQFESMFISQLLSQMEKTVPEDPMVKNDAANSIYRSMYINALSDKFSQSSPFGIAKMLFDTLKDYINYKTHIEKTTNEPIKLKTEIQFKPLNKDKPIKIDKKMELIQKAVDEASKRFHVPKQLLYGIIKAESSFNPKAVSKAGAIGLMQLMPQTAIELGVKNIWDIRENILGGAKYISKLIKEFKDYKKALAAYNAGPANVKKYGGIPPFKETQNYVKKVLAYAYEKY is encoded by the coding sequence ATGATGCAGATAGGCAGTATAGGCGTTTTAAAGGACAAGGCGGTAAATATCGAGAATATGTATAAGCTAAAGGAGGCGTGCAGGCAGTTTGAGTCGATGTTTATATCTCAACTCTTAAGCCAAATGGAAAAGACAGTGCCTGAAGACCCAATGGTAAAAAACGACGCCGCAAATTCAATCTATAGATCGATGTATATCAACGCCTTGAGCGATAAGTTCTCGCAAAGCTCACCCTTTGGTATAGCAAAGATGCTCTTTGATACGCTTAAGGATTACATAAACTATAAAACCCATATAGAAAAAACCACAAATGAACCCATCAAGCTAAAAACAGAGATACAGTTCAAACCATTAAACAAAGACAAGCCGATAAAGATAGATAAGAAGATGGAGTTGATACAAAAAGCCGTTGATGAGGCTTCAAAGAGGTTCCATGTGCCAAAGCAACTGCTGTATGGAATAATAAAGGCCGAATCGTCCTTCAACCCCAAAGCCGTATCAAAAGCTGGAGCCATAGGGCTTATGCAGCTTATGCCCCAGACAGCCATAGAATTAGGTGTGAAAAATATCTGGGACATAAGGGAAAACATATTGGGAGGGGCAAAATACATATCAAAACTCATCAAGGAGTTTAAGGATTATAAAAAGGCCTTGGCTGCATACAACGCAGGGCCGGCCAATGTAAAAAAATACGGTGGCATACCACCCTTCAAAGAAACACAAAACTATGTAAAAAAGGTGCTTGCCTATGCCTATGAAAAATACTAA
- the flgM gene encoding flagellar biosynthesis anti-sigma factor FlgM, with protein MKIDAYLSGVIDKYVKQQSKTAKAEKTEAKASQASTTKPSSELDKVEISPQAKLLAQLKEDEQAKAQRIAQIKAQIENGSYKPDLDAIAKSIVKEWKGE; from the coding sequence ATGAAAATAGACGCATACCTAAGCGGCGTAATCGATAAATATGTAAAGCAACAAAGCAAAACCGCAAAAGCAGAAAAAACAGAGGCAAAGGCAAGCCAGGCAAGCACAACAAAACCAAGCAGCGAATTGGATAAGGTTGAAATATCTCCACAGGCAAAGCTTTTAGCTCAGCTAAAGGAAGACGAACAGGCAAAGGCCCAAAGGATCGCCCAGATCAAGGCGCAGATAGAAAACGGTTCTTACAAACCCGATCTCGACGCTATAGCAAAGTCAATTGTTAAGGAGTGGAAGGGTGAATAG
- the flgK gene encoding flagellar hook-associated protein FlgK: protein MPTIFDALNIGVSGIFVNKAAINTTGNNVANVNTPGYSRERVDILPSMPMLSYAGVFGTGAEISQIISTRDELIDKRVRTANQEMSYYNKLNSSLDEIQSVFNEENGVGLKGAMEQFFNAWHALSLNPDLETARQQVIEKGLTLSKAIKDANASLHQIGTNLDNQVSSTITEINSLSKRIAQLNYEIKKAELGDKDHANTLRDERSVLLEKLSSIADVTILEGAYDENSKPEMTILLGGMPIVSGKDYNELTAEKLNGSEYYRVYFVEPSGSKVDITSRIKNGSLGATLNLRDTIIPEYKEKLDNIAKTLIQEVNKVHSSGAGLTPYSQVEGIYQANPNATLSLTSATGLDIAVKTGSFKVKIIDENGNDVGTFTVPVNSDDHLIAEDASDEHSLINRFNNILQGYAQMSVSGAGNVQITALNGYKFAFTYDSSNFLAAVGINTFFTGHDSGDIDINRTLRNDPSKIAAGKTLNPGDSSNAEAIAQIQLNKVMVNNTQTIDEYYNAFLGTIGSTKQRFDEVYKAKQAVYQQLKTTQQSLEGVSLDEEAANLIKFQRAYQANAKFISVVDEMTQTLINMVR from the coding sequence ATGCCTACTATCTTTGATGCCTTAAACATCGGCGTTAGCGGTATATTCGTCAATAAAGCAGCCATAAACACAACGGGAAACAATGTGGCCAATGTCAACACACCCGGCTATTCAAGGGAAAGGGTCGATATACTCCCGTCTATGCCTATGCTCTCATATGCAGGGGTCTTTGGCACGGGTGCAGAAATAAGCCAGATCATAAGCACAAGGGATGAGCTGATAGACAAAAGGGTTAGAACGGCCAATCAAGAGATGAGCTATTACAACAAATTAAACTCATCCTTAGATGAGATACAAAGTGTATTTAACGAGGAAAACGGTGTTGGACTTAAAGGAGCGATGGAGCAGTTCTTCAACGCCTGGCACGCCTTAAGCCTAAATCCCGACTTAGAGACGGCAAGGCAGCAGGTAATAGAAAAGGGTCTCACCCTATCCAAGGCAATAAAGGATGCAAACGCCTCCCTCCATCAGATAGGCACAAACTTAGACAATCAGGTAAGCTCAACAATTACCGAGATAAACTCACTCTCCAAAAGGATAGCCCAGCTAAATTACGAGATCAAAAAAGCCGAATTGGGCGACAAGGATCACGCAAATACATTGAGGGATGAAAGGAGCGTTCTGCTTGAAAAACTATCAAGCATAGCGGATGTAACCATACTGGAAGGGGCATACGATGAAAACTCCAAGCCAGAGATGACAATCCTTCTGGGCGGTATGCCTATAGTGTCGGGTAAGGATTACAACGAATTGACCGCAGAGAAACTCAATGGTTCTGAATATTACAGGGTGTATTTCGTTGAGCCTTCCGGGAGCAAGGTTGACATAACATCAAGGATAAAAAACGGTTCATTGGGGGCAACACTAAACCTCAGGGACACCATAATACCTGAATACAAAGAAAAGCTCGACAACATTGCAAAAACACTGATACAGGAGGTCAACAAAGTACACTCAAGCGGGGCAGGCCTAACACCGTATTCACAGGTTGAAGGCATCTATCAGGCCAATCCTAATGCTACATTGAGCCTCACATCGGCCACAGGCTTAGATATAGCAGTTAAGACTGGTTCGTTTAAGGTAAAAATCATCGATGAAAACGGCAACGATGTGGGCACTTTTACCGTGCCGGTCAATAGCGATGACCACTTAATAGCAGAGGATGCATCTGATGAGCATTCACTAATAAACAGATTCAACAATATCCTGCAGGGGTATGCCCAAATGAGTGTATCCGGTGCAGGAAATGTTCAGATAACGGCGTTAAACGGATACAAATTCGCATTTACATACGATTCATCAAACTTCTTAGCGGCCGTTGGCATAAACACATTCTTTACAGGCCACGACTCAGGAGATATAGACATAAACAGGACATTGAGAAACGATCCAAGCAAGATCGCTGCAGGCAAAACGCTCAATCCAGGCGATAGTTCAAACGCAGAGGCCATAGCCCAGATTCAGTTAAACAAGGTAATGGTCAATAATACCCAGACGATAGATGAGTATTACAATGCATTCTTAGGAACAATAGGTTCAACAAAACAGCGGTTTGACGAGGTCTATAAGGCAAAGCAGGCCGTATACCAGCAGCTAAAGACCACACAGCAATCATTAGAGGGTGTATCGTTGGATGAGGAGGCTGCAAACCTAATAAAGTTCCAAAGGGCGTATCAGGCAAACGCCAAGTTTATATCGGTGGTTGATGAGATGACACAAACCCTTATAAACATGGTGAGGTAA
- a CDS encoding flagellar basal body L-ring protein FlgH, which translates to MKRFLALAVAAAILSGCTTSNVERKYTEMPEYVKEQPDVRPQIVHHEGSLWNNTSDNLFSDIKAKHVGDIVTIIVKEQAQSSNSSSIKTSRETSSQSGLTTLLGMQNKILERLNAAAGASNMMNTGSSSSFKGSGESKVNNQLTATITARVVKVLPNHKLFIRGEKQVYTNGEENTIILTGIIDEYQIASDNTIDSAYISDAKIFYNGKGIVSSSRNEGWLTKLWNLLRPF; encoded by the coding sequence ATGAAGAGGTTTCTGGCATTGGCCGTTGCAGCAGCCATACTTAGCGGATGCACCACATCGAATGTTGAAAGAAAATACACAGAAATGCCGGAGTATGTGAAGGAGCAACCGGATGTAAGGCCACAGATCGTTCACCATGAAGGGTCTTTGTGGAACAACACATCGGATAACCTATTCTCCGACATCAAGGCCAAACATGTTGGAGACATCGTCACCATAATAGTGAAAGAACAAGCTCAAAGCTCAAACTCATCATCCATCAAAACCAGCAGGGAGACATCGTCCCAGAGTGGCCTAACAACGCTCCTTGGAATGCAAAACAAAATCTTGGAAAGGCTCAATGCAGCAGCCGGTGCTTCAAATATGATGAATACAGGCTCAAGCTCATCATTCAAAGGCAGCGGCGAATCCAAGGTTAACAACCAGCTAACGGCAACCATAACGGCAAGGGTGGTCAAGGTATTGCCCAATCACAAGCTGTTCATAAGGGGCGAAAAACAGGTATACACAAACGGAGAGGAAAACACCATCATACTAACAGGCATAATAGACGAATACCAGATAGCTTCAGATAACACGATAGATTCTGCTTACATATCCGATGCCAAGATATTCTACAACGGCAAGGGCATTGTAAGCTCATCAAGAAATGAGGGATGGTTAACAAAACTATGGAACCTCTTAAGGCCATTCTAA
- a CDS encoding flagellar basal body P-ring protein FlgI — translation MKRIVILLMLIVIPLNGLAFEVKIRDLTNVVGVRYNQLVGYGLVVGLAGTGDGSSSKFTIQSIVNALKRFGVTLSPSDMGSLQTKNIAAVMVTTQLPPFAKQGDRIDVTVSSIGDAKSLQGGTLIMTPLRGPDGKVYAVAQGPISIGGYNAGAGGGAKVRKNHPTVGRIPNGAIVENQVDVDINSKDSFVLALKNPSFEMATRIANTINRFYRKQMAFPIDGGSVKVNVPALYKGAVVELISQINQLSVNQISVPKVVLDEKTGTVVVGGNITIEPVSISHGNLTITITSTKEVSQPNPLAKGKTTTITNKQVSVSEGKGKFLTFPRGATVSELIQALNKAGATPRDMMAIFQAIKAAGALNAELEMM, via the coding sequence ATGAAGAGAATCGTAATTCTTTTAATGCTTATCGTCATACCCCTAAATGGATTAGCCTTCGAGGTCAAGATAAGGGATTTAACCAATGTCGTTGGTGTTAGGTATAACCAGTTAGTCGGATACGGTCTCGTTGTGGGACTTGCAGGGACAGGCGATGGCTCAAGCTCCAAGTTCACCATACAATCCATAGTGAACGCTCTTAAGAGGTTTGGCGTTACGCTATCACCATCAGACATGGGCAGCCTCCAGACAAAAAACATAGCAGCGGTTATGGTCACAACACAGCTGCCGCCGTTTGCAAAGCAGGGAGACAGGATAGATGTCACGGTCTCATCGATAGGCGATGCAAAAAGCCTACAGGGAGGAACACTCATAATGACGCCACTGAGGGGCCCAGATGGAAAGGTGTATGCCGTGGCACAGGGGCCCATATCCATAGGCGGATATAACGCAGGAGCAGGCGGAGGAGCCAAGGTCAGGAAAAACCACCCCACGGTGGGCAGAATCCCCAACGGGGCAATAGTGGAGAATCAGGTTGATGTCGATATAAACTCAAAGGATAGCTTCGTGCTGGCTCTAAAGAACCCAAGCTTTGAGATGGCAACACGCATAGCCAATACCATAAACAGGTTTTACAGAAAACAGATGGCCTTCCCGATAGATGGGGGCAGCGTCAAGGTCAATGTGCCAGCGCTATACAAGGGTGCGGTCGTTGAGCTTATCTCACAGATAAACCAGCTATCTGTAAACCAGATATCTGTGCCAAAGGTCGTGCTGGATGAAAAAACGGGAACGGTCGTTGTTGGCGGCAACATAACCATAGAACCGGTCAGCATATCGCACGGCAACCTGACAATAACGATAACCAGCACAAAAGAGGTAAGCCAGCCCAATCCATTGGCAAAGGGCAAAACAACCACCATAACCAACAAACAGGTTTCCGTAAGCGAGGGCAAGGGTAAATTCTTGACATTCCCAAGGGGCGCAACGGTATCGGAGCTTATACAGGCCCTAAACAAGGCAGGCGCAACACCAAGGGACATGATGGCCATATTCCAGGCAATCAAGGCAGCAGGCGCCCTGAATGCAGAATTGGAGATGATGTAA
- a CDS encoding flagellar protein FlgN: MNSLDRLKGLLLKLIDRYESLIDLANQERECLIAIDADGLEEATNKKQMIFNEIGKIQKQLKDFLQVYDADTINEFLFFASRDIDVDDVRVLNGKLHEKLKEFKIKSEINRMIATEHLSFFGSLLNLYGGLLSTENYNKQAQKNLNTQLMNMRV, encoded by the coding sequence GTGAATAGCCTTGACCGATTAAAGGGGCTTCTTCTAAAGCTCATAGACCGATACGAAAGTTTGATAGATCTGGCAAATCAAGAGAGGGAATGCCTCATAGCAATAGACGCCGATGGGCTTGAGGAGGCAACAAATAAAAAGCAGATGATATTCAACGAGATAGGTAAGATTCAAAAACAACTGAAGGATTTTCTGCAGGTATACGATGCAGATACGATAAACGAGTTCCTCTTTTTTGCAAGCAGGGATATTGATGTGGATGATGTTAGGGTGCTCAACGGCAAGTTGCACGAAAAATTAAAGGAGTTCAAGATCAAAAGCGAGATAAACCGCATGATAGCAACGGAGCATTTAAGCTTCTTCGGAAGCCTTCTAAATCTATATGGCGGCCTGTTATCGACGGAGAATTACAACAAACAGGCCCAGAAAAACCTAAACACACAACTGATGAATATGAGGGTGTAA